A genomic window from Peromyscus maniculatus bairdii isolate BWxNUB_F1_BW_parent chromosome 1, HU_Pman_BW_mat_3.1, whole genome shotgun sequence includes:
- the LOC102923460 gene encoding olfactory receptor 51G2-like codes for MFCNSSTPGHSTFLLTGFPGLEASHHWVSIPINLICVVSILGNSIILFLIRTDPALHEPMYIFLSMLAASDLGLCASTFPTMVRLFWLGIRELPFDLCAAQMFFIHAFTYVESGVLLAMAFDRFIAIRDPLHYATILPHSAVAKVGAAVLVRAILLNLPGPILLRRLLFPQISVLSHCYCLHCDLVGLACSDTQINSLVGLVSILLSLGLDSSLIMLSYALILRTVLSIASPGERLKALNTCVSHLCIVLIFYLPKLGLSVLHRVEKHSYPALAVLMANLHFLVPPFMNPVVYCIKSKQIRQGFLKRFQQKRVDVS; via the coding sequence ATGTTCTGCAACTCCAGCACTCCTGGCCACTCCACCTTCCTCCTCACTGGCTTTCCAGGCCTGGAAGCCTCCCACCACTGGGTTTCCATTCCTATCAACCTCATTTGTGTGGTTTCCATCCTGGGCAACAGCATCATCCTGTTCCTGATCCGCACAGATCCAGCCTTACATGAACCCATGTACATCTTCCTGTCCATGCTAGCGGCCTCTGATCTGGGCCTCTGTGCCTCCACCTTCCCTACCATGGTGCGGCTCTTCTGGCTGGGTATTCGGGAGCTGCCTTTTGATCTCTGTGCAGCACAGATGTTTTTCATCCACGCCTTCACCTATGTGGAATCTGGTGTGCTGCTGGCCATGGCCTTTGACCGCTTCATTGCCATCCGGGATCCTCTGCACTATGCCACGATCCTTCCCCACTCGGCAGTGGCCAAGGTCGGGGCTGCCGTTCTGGTAAGGGCCATCCTACTTAACCTCCCTGGACCCATCCTTCTGCGCCGTCTGCTCTTTCCCCAGATCAGTGTCCTCTCCCACTGCTACTGCCTGCACTGTGACCTCGTGGGACTGGCTTGCTCAGACACCCAGATCAACAGCTTGGTTGGCCTGGTCTCCATCCTCCTCTCACTGGGCCTCGACTCCTCCCTCATCATGCTGTCCTATGCTCTGATCCTACGGACCGTGCTGAGCATTGCATCGCCTGGAGAGCGGCTCAAGGCACTCAACACGTGTGTCTCACACCTCTGCATTGTTCTCATCTTTTATTTGCCCAAGTTGGGGCTGTCTGTTCTGCACCGCGTGGAGAAACACAGCTACCCAGCTCTGGCAGTGCTGATGGCCAATCTGCACTTCCTGGTGCCACCCTTCATGAACCCTGTCGTCTATTGCATCAAGTCGAAGCAGATCCGTCAGGGCTTCTTAAAGCGCTTCCAGCAGAAGCGGGTAGATGTTTCCTAG